A DNA window from Acomys russatus chromosome 7, mAcoRus1.1, whole genome shotgun sequence contains the following coding sequences:
- the Kctd14 gene encoding BTB/POZ domain-containing protein KCTD14, translating to MSLPGNQFKLPNQVCPPANQIKEHSQDSQTVNQPKEYGQAPRVVCPDPDAVVELNVGGQFYTTTMGTLMKHPGSKFSEILSKSARHQRDAQGRFFVDRPGTHFGLLLDYLRTGQVPTEFIPEVYREAKFYQIHLLVKILEDTPQIFGEQVARMQFLSGVPNYRENLEVLLRLARAEAVAMRSSKVMVCVARTEEESAKCVEPLHILEAKKTPVVKFGPWKAGPVTEDFLYCLEKDIRDQGYKVTSHRYLNRDPHSCFWVFSFIWW from the exons ATGAGCCTGCCCGGAAACCAATTCAAGCTGCCCAACCAGGTGTGTCCACCCGCAAACCAGATCAAGGAGCACAGTCAAGACTCTCAGACCGTAAACCAACCCAAGGAGTACGGCCAGGCGCCCCGGGTGGTGTGCCCTGACCCTGACGCA GTTGTGGAGCTGAACGTAGGTGGCCAGTTCTACACCACCACCATGGGCACCCTGATGAAACATCCGGGCTCAAAGTTTTCAGAGATATTATCCAAGTCAGCTAGACACCAGAGAGATGCACAGGGCCGCTTCTTTGTTGATCGGCCTGGCACCCATTTTGGGCTTCTCTTGGACTACCTACGCACCgggcaggtgcccacagagttcATTCCTGAGGTATACCGTGAGGCTAAGTTCTACCAAATCCACCTTCTGGTCAAGATCTTGGAAGATACACCACAGATCTTTGGCGAACAAGTGGCTCGAATGCAGTTCTTGTCGGGAGTGCCAAACTACAGAGAGAACCTGGAGGTCCTGCTGCGTCTGGCTCGGGCAGAGGCCGTGGCGATGCGCTCCTCCaaggtgatggtgtgtgtggcgCGCACGGAGGAGGAGAGTGCCAAGTGTGTGGAGCCTTTGCATATCTTGGAGGCCAAAAAGACACCCGTCGTCAAATTTGGGCCCTGGAAGGCAGGCCCTGTGACAGAGGACTTCTTGTACTGCCTGGAGAAGGACATTAGAGACCAGGGGTATAAGGTGACCTCGCACAGGTACCTGAATAGGGACCCACACTCCTGCTTCTGGGTATTCAGCTTCATCTGGTGGTGA